From the Apium graveolens cultivar Ventura unplaced genomic scaffold, ASM990537v1 ctg7227, whole genome shotgun sequence genome, one window contains:
- the LOC141703948 gene encoding protein MRG1-like has protein sequence MGRSNSGVSGDSLTNSLYLEGEKVLAFYGGKWYPAKVRKVEYEKQIEAWTYWGWNKRYDEWILDAQLLKKFSEECSQKHLGKRGRSAMEDPLIMEENKLSIEIPQALKTQLLNDREYVTNSSKLVDIFFKQRCGAGGV, from the exons ATGGGACGATCAAACAGTGGAGTCTCAGGCGATTCTCTTACAAACAGTCTTTATCTTGAAGGTGAAAAAGTCCTGGCCTTTTATGGTGGCAAGTGGTATCCGGCCAAG GTGCGCAAGGTTGAATACGAGAAACAAATAGAGGCATGGACATATTGG GGTTGGAATAAAAG GTACGATGAATGGATATTAGATGCTCAACTCCTCAAGAAATTTAGTGAAGAATGTTCTCAAAAGCACTTGGGGAAGCGTGGTAGATCAGCTATG GAGGATCCTTTAATAATGGAGGAAAATAAGTTGAGTATTGAAATACCACAGGCACTCAAGACTCAACTTTTGAATGATAGAGAATATGTAACAAATTCATCAAAG TTAGTTGATATATTTTTTAAGCAAAGGTGTGGAGCAGGGGGAGTTTAG